Proteins encoded together in one Flavobacteriales bacterium window:
- a CDS encoding glutamine synthetase type III, with protein MAVLRFKAWEDVLHRQPKHSIPPSSKISDYFSSKVFNEETMRKYLSNNVYKAVKKAVLNGHRVEREIADHVASALKEWAMSHGATHYTHWFQPLTGSTAEKHDAFFTPIEGGRSIESFKGSMLSQQEPDASSFPSGGLRNTFEARGYTAWDPASPAFIHAKTLVIPTIFLSYTGESLDNKMPLLKALHAVEQEAKAVCQYFDKNVDRVEATLGWEQEYFLVDKALYNARPDLMMCGRTLFGHQPAKGQQLDDHYFGTIPERAAAFMRDFEAQSLELGIPVTTRHNEVAPNQFECAPMFEECNLANDHNLLLMDLMEKVARQHDFRVLLHEKPFAGLNGSGKHNNWSLATDTGVNLLQPGHNPKSNMQFLTFFVNTIKAIHDHADMLRASIASAGNDHRLGANEAPPAIISVFIGSQLSQMLDDLEKSIKAGKMTPEDKTSLKLNIGKIPVILLDNTDRNRTSPFAFTGNKFEFRAVGSTANCAVPMAVLNTIMAKQLSEFRKEVDALIKKGTKKDEAILRTLRKCIVASKSIRFEGNGYSDEWVKEAKKRGLSNVKDTPRALDLMISKDAEKIFTEMGIFTKDELLARHEISLENYTMKLQIESRVCADIALNHILPAAINYQSDLVDNVMSVQEVMGSTMKCTAQKDMIKRIGEHVDQMAALAEQMRQERKKANKMTDSRKKAIHYCDKVKPKMDEIRTHSDKLEQIVDDEIWPLPKQRELLFTR; from the coding sequence ATGGCAGTTCTAAGATTCAAAGCATGGGAAGATGTTCTCCATCGTCAGCCCAAGCATAGCATACCTCCTAGTTCTAAGATCTCTGACTATTTCAGCAGCAAGGTCTTCAATGAAGAGACCATGCGGAAATACCTTTCTAACAATGTGTACAAGGCGGTCAAAAAGGCGGTCCTCAACGGACACAGAGTGGAGCGGGAGATTGCTGACCATGTAGCATCAGCTCTGAAAGAGTGGGCCATGAGCCACGGTGCGACCCACTACACGCACTGGTTCCAACCATTGACCGGTTCTACGGCCGAGAAGCACGATGCCTTCTTCACTCCGATAGAGGGAGGACGGAGTATCGAGTCCTTCAAAGGATCCATGCTCTCTCAGCAAGAACCCGATGCCTCCAGCTTCCCCAGCGGTGGATTGAGAAATACCTTCGAGGCCAGAGGATACACGGCATGGGATCCAGCATCACCAGCGTTCATACACGCCAAGACCTTGGTCATACCGACCATCTTCCTCAGCTATACCGGAGAATCCTTGGATAATAAGATGCCGCTTCTCAAAGCATTGCATGCAGTGGAGCAAGAGGCCAAGGCAGTCTGCCAGTATTTCGATAAGAACGTAGACCGAGTAGAAGCTACTCTCGGCTGGGAGCAGGAGTATTTCCTCGTAGATAAGGCATTGTACAATGCCCGTCCTGACCTGATGATGTGCGGAAGGACCCTGTTCGGTCACCAACCGGCTAAAGGCCAGCAGTTGGATGACCACTATTTTGGGACCATCCCAGAGCGGGCAGCGGCATTCATGCGGGATTTCGAGGCGCAGTCACTGGAGCTCGGTATTCCGGTCACTACGCGTCACAATGAGGTCGCACCCAATCAATTCGAGTGTGCTCCCATGTTCGAGGAGTGCAACCTCGCTAATGATCACAACCTTCTATTGATGGACCTGATGGAGAAGGTCGCTCGTCAACATGACTTCAGGGTGCTCTTGCATGAGAAGCCTTTTGCCGGACTCAATGGTAGCGGAAAGCACAATAACTGGTCACTAGCGACAGATACTGGAGTCAACCTCTTGCAACCCGGTCACAATCCGAAGAGCAACATGCAGTTCTTGACCTTCTTCGTCAATACGATCAAGGCCATCCATGATCATGCGGACATGCTACGTGCATCCATTGCCAGTGCAGGTAACGATCACCGCTTGGGAGCCAATGAAGCCCCACCGGCCATCATCTCGGTATTCATCGGGTCGCAGTTGAGCCAGATGCTGGATGATCTCGAGAAGAGTATCAAAGCCGGTAAGATGACTCCAGAGGACAAGACCTCACTCAAACTGAATATCGGTAAGATACCGGTGATCCTCTTGGATAATACCGATAGGAACAGGACCTCTCCATTTGCCTTCACGGGAAACAAGTTCGAATTCAGAGCAGTGGGAAGTACGGCCAATTGTGCCGTACCTATGGCCGTTCTCAATACCATCATGGCCAAGCAATTGTCCGAGTTCCGTAAGGAAGTAGACGCATTGATCAAGAAGGGGACTAAAAAGGACGAGGCCATCCTACGTACCTTGAGAAAGTGTATTGTGGCTTCCAAGAGTATCCGCTTTGAAGGGAATGGCTATAGCGATGAGTGGGTAAAAGAGGCGAAGAAACGCGGACTCTCCAATGTCAAGGACACACCTCGCGCTCTGGATCTGATGATCTCCAAGGACGCGGAGAAGATCTTCACCGAGATGGGGATCTTCACCAAGGACGAACTCCTTGCAAGACATGAGATCTCACTGGAGAACTACACGATGAAGCTCCAGATCGAATCCAGAGTATGTGCAGATATCGCACTGAATCACATCTTGCCGGCAGCAATCAACTACCAGAGCGATCTGGTGGACAATGTGATGTCAGTGCAAGAGGTCATGGGATCCACTATGAAGTGCACCGCTCAGAAGGATATGATCAAACGCATAGGAGAGCATGTGGATCAGATGGCTGCTTTGGCAGAGCAAATGAGACAGGAACGCAAGAAGGCCAATAAAATGACCGATAGCCGCAAGAAGGCCATTCATTATTGCGACAAGGTCAAGCCTAAGATGGATGAGATCAGGACGCATTCCGATAAACTCGAACAGATCGTGGATGATGAGATATGGCCACTGCCTAAGCAGAGGGAACTGCTCTTCACCCGATAA
- a CDS encoding DNA-3-methyladenine glycosylase I: protein MPRCPWCGDDPIYVAYHDQEWGVPLRDDRALFEKLILDGFQAGLSWITVLRKRDNFISAFDGFEPQIISNYDEAKIQSLMQDAGIIRNQAKIRATVNNAQAYLRIQEEGSFSEYLWAFVGGRPIINKLKDESDYRSTSPESDAMSKGLKSKGFKFVGSTICYAFMQAVGMVNDHLMDCPRWDELRKEYS from the coding sequence ATGCCCCGATGTCCGTGGTGTGGCGATGACCCGATCTATGTAGCTTATCATGATCAAGAATGGGGTGTACCCCTTCGCGATGATCGTGCCTTGTTCGAAAAACTCATCCTAGATGGCTTTCAAGCCGGACTGAGTTGGATCACCGTATTACGCAAACGAGACAATTTCATCAGTGCATTCGATGGATTCGAACCTCAGATCATTTCTAACTACGATGAGGCCAAGATCCAGTCATTGATGCAGGATGCAGGTATAATCAGGAATCAGGCCAAGATCAGAGCAACGGTGAACAATGCTCAGGCCTATTTGAGAATACAGGAAGAAGGCTCGTTCTCAGAATATCTCTGGGCTTTTGTAGGCGGCAGACCCATCATCAATAAACTGAAAGATGAGTCAGACTATCGGTCCACCAGCCCGGAGAGTGATGCGATGAGCAAGGGCCTGAAATCAAAAGGGTTCAAATTCGTAGGGTCCACTATCTGCTATGCATTCATGCAGGCGGTGGGTATGGTCAATGATCATCTGATGGATTGCCCCAGATGGGACGAACTCAGAAAAGAGTACTCCTAG